The genomic region GGGTTCACGTCGGAGAAGTTCCACTCGTAGGCCGGCAGCTGGCCGTTGGGGTGCATGTACCGGTCTTTGGTGAACAGGCGCAGCTGCTGCTTGGCAAACTCGGCGTCCACCATGGCCAGCGGGATGCAGTGGAAGGCCAAATCCCAGGCCGCGTACCACGGATACTCCCACTTGTCGGGCATCGAAATGATGTCGGCGTTGTAGAGGTGATGCCAGGTGCTGTTGCGGCCGGCGCGGCGGCTGGCCGGGGCCTTGCTCATGGCCGGGTCGCCCTTCAGCCACTGGTTCACGTCGTAGTAGTAGAACTGCTTGCTCCAGAGCATGCCCGCAAAGGCCTGCCGCTGCACGTTGCGCACATCGGGGTCGGCGGGCAGGTTTTCCTGGAGGCAGTCGTAGAACTCGTTGGCCTCGGTCTGGCGCAGGTAGAACTGGTGGTCGAAGTCCTGGAAAGGCGCGTCCTGCCAAGGCTGGCTGAGGCGCAGGCGCACGGTGCGGGCCTCGCCGGCCGGCACGGTCAGCTGATACTGAGCGGCCACTTTGGTGCCAGCCTGCTCGTCGTTGATGGCCTCGGCGCGGCCATCTACCACGTAGTCGTTGATGCCATCCTTGAAGTGGCGACCTTCGGCGGGCAGATTGTAGAGGCGGGCGCCGTTGGTGTCGTTTTCGCAGAACAGCAACGGCGGCAGCTCGCCTTCGTGGTGGTCGCAGTAGAGGTGGTAGTGGCCCAGCTCGGGGTGCTGGGCGTGCACCGCGCCGGGCTGCGACTCGCGCATACTGGGCCGGGTGGACTTGCCGTCCCAGCTCCAGGTGTTGCGGAACCAGAGCTGCGGCAGCAGCTGCACGCTGGCCTTTTTGGGGCCGCGGTTATGCACCGTGAGCTTGATGAGCACGTCTTCGGGGCCGGCCTTGGCGTACTCCACGTACACGTCGAAGTAGCGGCTCTGGTCGAAGATACCGGTGTCGAGCAGCTCATATTCGGGCTCCAGACGAGTGCGGCGGCCGTTTTCACGGATCAGCTTGCCATACGGAAACTTGCGCTGCGGATACTTATAGAGCATCCGCATGTAGGAGTGCGTGGGCGTGCTGTCGAGGTAGTAATACTGCTCCTTCACGTCCTCGCCGTGGTTGCCCTGGCCGTTGGTGAGGCCGAACAGGCGCTCCTTGAGCATCTCATCCTTGCCGTTCCAGAGGGCCACCGCAAAGCACAGCAGCTGCCGGTCGTCGGAGATGCCGCCGATGCCTTCCTCGCCCCAGCGGTAGGCCTTGCTGCGGGCCATGTCGTGGGTGATGTAGTCCCAGGCGTTGCCTTCGGCCGAGTAGTCTTCGCGCACCGTGCCCCACTGGCGCTCGGTGAGGTAGGGTCCGAACTTCTTCCATGGGGCCCGCCCGGCGTTGGCCGCGGCTAGGCGTAATTGTTCCTGCGTCATAAACTTCAAGCTCAGGCCTGGCTGAGTATACGCAGCAGCGCAACTTCAGGTAGCCACCGGTTGGAGGCGCGCCGGGTGGCGGTTTCCCAAAGGTCGGGCCATTTCTGTTGGCAGGGCCCGTATACCGGCTGGGTGAAGGTCAGGCGTACTGCTTTTTTGAGGGTAGGGTTGTACAGCAGCTACCACTAACTAGTACCTTCGGCTCACCATCTCCACTGTGTCCGTATGTCATTTTTACTCCGCCTGAAGCCCTGGCTGCTATTTACTATTACGTTTGGCTTGCCCATGCTGGTGGCTCTTGCCGGTAATGTAGGACTGCTGTTGAAACCTGTCTCGCTGCCCTTTTTTCTGGGCTGCTTTATTGTATCGACAGGCATGTTTGCTTTGGGAATCTTTAGCTGGCTATGGGCTCTGGGCACTAAACTCCCGTCGCTGCTGCCAAGCCATGTTTCTGTATCCAGCAAACTTCTAAAGGTTAGTTTACTGGCTCCGGCGCTGTATATAGCCGCCATACTAGCCGTATTGGCCTGGGTATCCAACCAAGGCTCTATGAATCCGGCTTTTGCGTTCGTGCTGCTACCACTGCATTTGCTTTCCATGGCCGGTATTTTCTACGGCCTTTACTTTGTGGCAAAGACCCTGAAAAGTGTGGAGTTGCAGCGTCCGGCCAGCTTCAGCGAATTCGTAGGCGAGTTCTTTCTATTGTGGTTTTTCCCCGTGGGCATCTGGGTAATACAGCCTCGTATCAATCGGTTGTTTGCCCAACCAAGCTGGGACGCATAATCCATCAGCGCCGATAATTTCTACTGCTTGAAACCAACGGGAGAAAAAATACATCTTCCCTTTTTCGGAGCACAAACATATCCGTGGGAAGGCGCCGAAGCAGTAAAGCATATTCAGGGTTCCGAAACGATGTAGAGACGCGACACTTCGCGTCTCACCGTTGAACGGTCCGGAAGTATGCAGCCTAACAACGTCAGCAACGACGAGACGCGAAATGTCTCGTCTCTACATCGGTCGATTTACGGCTTGCCGCTGCTTGGGTGGCGGCGCGGGGCCGGTCGTTCAACGACGAGACGCGAATACGCGTCTCTACTTCGCGGCTTCGATTTCGGCTACGGCGGCGGTTACCTGCTGCGCGGCCAGGGCGGCGTTGGGGCGCGTGGCCTGCTGCTGCTGAATCTGGCGGAGCAGGCCGATGAGGCGGGCGGAATCGACGTAGGGTTTGTAGCGCACCGTCAGGTCTTTGATGCGGGTGATGCCTTCGGTGAGGGCCGTGGCATCATCGGTGCGGCCCATCATGCTGCCGACGCTGGCCAGCAGACTGAAGCGGCTGGGTGGGTTGGCAGCGTCGTATTTGGTGCGCATCAGGGACCATTGGGCAGGGCTGCCGGCTTGGCCGTACACCTGCACCATCGCCACGGTAAGGGCGCCTTTGTTGTCGGCCTCGAAGGCGGCAGCGCGGGCCAAAGCCAGCTCCGGCCGCAATGGCAGCAGCCCCACCAGGGCCGCGCCCTGCACCCGGTACGAAGGGTTTTCAAGGGCTTTCGTGAACAGCGGCAGGTACTCCTTGTCCTTCAATGCGCCCAGGGCCGTGAGGGCGGCGGCCCGCACCACCACCACAGTATCGGTGGCGGCCAGCCGGGCCAGGGCCGGTGCGGCGGCTTTGCGCTGGGCGGCGTTCTGCAGGTCGAGGGCTTCGATGGCGAACTGGCGCAGCACCGGCGACTTGTCGGTGAGGCCGGCCGTCAGCAGCTGGCGGGCCAGCGCGTCGGTGGGCTGGGCTTTGAACTGGATCTGGGCGGCAGCCAGGGCTTCGCGCCGGTCGAGGTAGCGCGGGGCGAGCCGGAGCTGGGCGGCGTACTCGGAAAGGGGCTTGTTGTCGGTTTTCTGCCAGAGCAGCACCTTGTCGGCGTCCACATTCACCAACTCCGGCTTGCTGGCGGCCGGGAAGCGGAAGGTTTCGGTGGCCTGAGTCATCCTTACTTGATGACGCAGGGGTTTGCCATTCACGTACACATCCACCGCCATCGGCAGCTGATACGTTGGGCCGGACTGGGTTTGCTTGATGGTCACGGTTTGCTCCCGGCGGGCGGCGTCGTAGGCGTAGTCGATACTGACGACGGGGTGGCCGGCGCGGTAGTACCACTGGTCGAAAAACCAGTTCAGATCCTGCCCCGACGCCTGCTCCAGGGCCAGCCGCAGCTGGTGCGGCTCCCCAGTCCCGAAGGCGTTCTGGGTCAGGTAGGTTTTCAGGCCGTTGAGGAAAACCGCCTCGCCCAGGTAGGTGCGCAGCATGTTCAGGATGCTGCCGCCCTTCTGGTAGCTTACGTTATCGAACAGGTCCTCCTTGTCGGCGTACTGGTATCGGGCCAGGGACTTGGTATGGTTGGTGGGGTCACTGAGGTAGGTGCGCAGACTGCGGTAGGCCTGGGCCGCGCCGGCGTCGGGGCCGTACTCGTGCTCGGCCCAGAGCACCTCCGAGAAGTTGGCGAAGCTCTCATTAACGGTCAGGTTGCTCCAGCTTTCGGCCGTCACGTAGTCGCCGAACCAGTGGTGGAACAGCTCGTGGGCCACTTCCCGCTCCACACCGGCATATTCCCAATCGAGCAGCTCGCGGGCCGACCCCTGGGCCTGGGGGCCGAACAGCGAGGCCGAGGTGTTTTCCATGGCCCCGGCCACGTAGTCACGCACCACCACCTGGGCGTACTTGTTCCACGGATACTCCACCCCGAGCCGCTCGGAAAAGAACTCCAGCATGCGCGGCGTCTTGCCGAAAATGGCCCGGGCCTGCCCG from Hymenobacter canadensis harbors:
- a CDS encoding MGH1-like glycoside hydrolase domain-containing protein — its product is MTQEQLRLAAANAGRAPWKKFGPYLTERQWGTVREDYSAEGNAWDYITHDMARSKAYRWGEEGIGGISDDRQLLCFAVALWNGKDEMLKERLFGLTNGQGNHGEDVKEQYYYLDSTPTHSYMRMLYKYPQRKFPYGKLIRENGRRTRLEPEYELLDTGIFDQSRYFDVYVEYAKAGPEDVLIKLTVHNRGPKKASVQLLPQLWFRNTWSWDGKSTRPSMRESQPGAVHAQHPELGHYHLYCDHHEGELPPLLFCENDTNGARLYNLPAEGRHFKDGINDYVVDGRAEAINDEQAGTKVAAQYQLTVPAGEARTVRLRLSQPWQDAPFQDFDHQFYLRQTEANEFYDCLQENLPADPDVRNVQRQAFAGMLWSKQFYYYDVNQWLKGDPAMSKAPASRRAGRNSTWHHLYNADIISMPDKWEYPWYAAWDLAFHCIPLAMVDAEFAKQQLRLFTKDRYMHPNGQLPAYEWNFSDVNPPVHAWATWRVYQMDKKLHHGLGDTVFLEVMFHKLALNFAWWVNRKDKSERNIFEGGFLGLDNIGVFDRSAPLPTGGFIEQSDGTSWMAMFALNMMRMAMELAKSNRVYQEMAGKFFEHFLYIADAMTRGGDGQFNLWDEEDGFYYDVLHTPDGVRTKLKVRSIVGLIPLFAVEVVEQDILDALPEFTARATWLIRHRPHLAQLVTRWQEPGKGARHLLGLLRRPRLKKLLTRMLDETEFLSDYGIRAMSRHHLEHPYVYSTPETDFTVQYVPGEAESSMFGGNSNWRGPIWLPINFLIIESLQRYHHYYGDNFRIEYPTGSGKLLNLQQVSEALAGRLTRLLLKDETGRRPAFGDNELLQTDPHFKDNLLFHEYFHGDAGHGLGASHQTGWTGLVVRLLQLSGQ
- a CDS encoding M1 family metallopeptidase — translated: MRQLLPLLLSLTAATAATAQTPAAPYRAAELKVNDLVHTRLDLRFDYAKRYAYGQAWVTLKPHGYATDSLRLDAKGMDIKQVSLLQNGAPQPLKYAYNKQQLLIWLGRVVPAGEAYTIYIEYTAKPDELGAKGSEAIGDAKGLYFINPDSAVAGKPVQIWTQGETESNSAWFPTIDKPNQKSTSEISLTVPAKYVTLSNGALVSQQPAGAGLRRDTWKMDQPHAPYLFMLAVGDFRKTTDTWRGKEVSYYLEPQYAGQARAIFGKTPRMLEFFSERLGVEYPWNKYAQVVVRDYVAGAMENTSASLFGPQAQGSARELLDWEYAGVEREVAHELFHHWFGDYVTAESWSNLTVNESFANFSEVLWAEHEYGPDAGAAQAYRSLRTYLSDPTNHTKSLARYQYADKEDLFDNVSYQKGGSILNMLRTYLGEAVFLNGLKTYLTQNAFGTGEPHQLRLALEQASGQDLNWFFDQWYYRAGHPVVSIDYAYDAARREQTVTIKQTQSGPTYQLPMAVDVYVNGKPLRHQVRMTQATETFRFPAASKPELVNVDADKVLLWQKTDNKPLSEYAAQLRLAPRYLDRREALAAAQIQFKAQPTDALARQLLTAGLTDKSPVLRQFAIEALDLQNAAQRKAAAPALARLAATDTVVVVRAAALTALGALKDKEYLPLFTKALENPSYRVQGAALVGLLPLRPELALARAAAFEADNKGALTVAMVQVYGQAGSPAQWSLMRTKYDAANPPSRFSLLASVGSMMGRTDDATALTEGITRIKDLTVRYKPYVDSARLIGLLRQIQQQQATRPNAALAAQQVTAAVAEIEAAK